One genomic window of Campylobacter fetus subsp. fetus includes the following:
- the trmB gene encoding tRNA (guanosine(46)-N7)-methyltransferase TrmB — MPNFVATSLKNLKFPFGADGVEFLWSAKAGDESLIYTKTGKKEFFLLVKDKKTEFVVKSDKLTRPASLGTIQKALSVYKDLNVLDLKSSTIAIKNEKQLAKKEFILNDIQFLEKLKSGEFKKIFVEIGFGSGRHLLYQAKTDENTLVVGIEVYKRSCEQVNNLALSMGLKNVILLNLDARLVMSLLHSNSVDRLFLHFPVPWEKSEKRRVVSAEFANECQRVLKSGGSFELRSDDKNYTDFTISCFLNLKEAKMEIYKNRFLDVSSKYEDRWIKQNRDIYDVVFTNLIVSEQKVLHGDFEFGTVLEEDILSKFENKTIKKDDYFIHMERIYKKDSSEKNGGLLLRVAFGSFYRPEHCFILVENSKASYFIKKPLLTYENLKAHSTLKEYLSCSTS, encoded by the coding sequence ATGCCAAATTTCGTAGCAACCAGTCTAAAAAATCTCAAATTTCCGTTTGGGGCAGATGGCGTTGAGTTCTTATGGAGTGCAAAAGCAGGTGATGAAAGTCTTATCTATACAAAAACAGGTAAAAAGGAGTTTTTTTTACTTGTAAAGGATAAGAAAACCGAATTCGTAGTTAAATCAGATAAGCTAACTCGTCCTGCTAGTCTGGGCACTATCCAAAAAGCTCTTAGTGTATATAAAGATCTTAATGTTTTAGATCTAAAATCATCGACCATAGCTATTAAAAATGAAAAACAACTTGCAAAAAAAGAGTTTATATTAAACGACATTCAGTTTTTAGAAAAGCTAAAGAGCGGTGAGTTTAAAAAGATTTTTGTAGAGATTGGATTTGGCAGCGGAAGACATCTATTATATCAGGCAAAAACAGATGAAAATACTTTAGTAGTTGGTATAGAAGTTTATAAACGCTCTTGCGAGCAGGTAAATAATCTAGCTTTGAGTATGGGATTAAAAAATGTCATTCTTTTGAATTTAGATGCTAGATTGGTTATGTCTTTGCTCCATTCAAATAGCGTAGATAGATTGTTTCTACACTTTCCAGTGCCTTGGGAAAAGTCAGAAAAAAGACGCGTAGTGAGTGCTGAGTTTGCAAATGAGTGTCAAAGAGTTTTAAAATCAGGCGGCTCATTTGAGCTTAGGAGTGATGATAAAAATTACACCGATTTTACGATATCTTGTTTTTTAAATTTAAAAGAAGCTAAAATGGAGATCTATAAAAATCGTTTTTTAGATGTTTCAAGCAAATATGAAGATAGATGGATAAAACAAAATAGAGATATTTATGATGTTGTTTTTACAAATTTAATTGTTAGTGAGCAGAAAGTTTTGCATGGAGATTTTGAGTTTGGGACTGTTTTAGAAGAAGATATTTTGTCTAAATTCGAGAATAAAACTATAAAAAAAGATGACTATTTTATTCATATGGAGCGTATTTATAAAAAAGATAGCAGCGAAAAAAACGGCGGACTGCTTTTAAGGGTCGCATTTGGCTCGTTTTATAGACCTGAGCACTGTTTTATACTAGTGGAGAATTCAAAAGCCTCATATTTTATTAAAAAACCACTTCTTACTTATGAAAATTTAAAAGCACACAGCACTCTAAAGGAGTATTTAAGTTGCAGCACATCGTAG
- a CDS encoding DNA-directed RNA polymerase subunit omega, with translation MQRTEEIAAKALQVVGNDRYKLALLVAKRAEMLAEGAAPLVKINAAKMKFTDIALLEISEGKVLLEAFVESNR, from the coding sequence ATGCAAAGAACAGAAGAGATAGCAGCAAAAGCGCTTCAAGTAGTAGGCAATGATAGATATAAATTGGCTCTACTAGTAGCAAAAAGAGCTGAAATGCTAGCAGAGGGAGCAGCGCCGCTTGTAAAGATAAACGCTGCAAAAATGAAATTTACGGATATTGCTCTTCTTGAGATATCAGAGGGCAAGGTTTTGTTAGAGGCATTCGTTGAATCAAATAGATAA
- a CDS encoding RluA family pseudouridine synthase, producing MNEFISSNSARLDQILASYLSISRNQISELIKSGNVYVNDNLMLKPSFKVLLNDKIGFNLPKAKFENCEFKADFDVKILYEDDDILVLNKPSNLTVHPAPSVKEATLVEWLKQNGYMLSTLNGDIRAGIVHRLDKGTSGVIVVAKNNASHSALAAQLSDKSMGRVYLALIDFNLKDKLIIDRPIGRNPQNRLKNSVAANGRAAKSAFTNIICEDDLNLIAAKLFTGRTHQIRVHLASINRHILGDNLYGFKSKNCKIKRVMLHAYILNLTHPKSGEKMQFIAPLPTDFYDILSKKIDKEILNEKIDPEFVSSAFYGFNEWMCL from the coding sequence TTGAATGAATTTATATCTAGCAACAGTGCTAGGCTAGATCAAATTCTCGCTTCATATCTGAGCATTTCAAGAAATCAAATTAGTGAGCTTATAAAATCTGGAAATGTATATGTGAATGATAATTTAATGCTAAAACCGTCATTTAAAGTTCTTTTAAACGACAAAATCGGTTTTAATTTGCCTAAGGCTAAATTTGAAAACTGCGAGTTTAAAGCTGATTTTGATGTGAAAATTTTATACGAAGATGATGATATTTTAGTGTTAAATAAACCTTCAAATCTTACAGTCCATCCGGCACCTAGCGTTAAAGAAGCAACATTGGTAGAGTGGCTAAAACAAAACGGTTATATGCTCTCTACTCTTAATGGAGACATAAGAGCCGGTATCGTTCATAGGCTAGATAAAGGAACTAGTGGAGTTATAGTAGTAGCTAAAAATAACGCTTCTCACTCCGCATTAGCCGCTCAATTAAGTGATAAGAGTATGGGCAGAGTATATTTAGCTTTGATAGATTTCAATCTTAAAGATAAATTAATTATTGATAGGCCAATAGGCAGAAATCCGCAAAATAGATTGAAAAATAGTGTTGCGGCAAACGGTAGAGCTGCAAAATCCGCTTTTACGAATATTATTTGCGAAGACGATCTAAATTTAATAGCAGCGAAGTTATTCACGGGTAGAACTCATCAGATAAGAGTGCATTTAGCTAGTATAAATCGCCACATTTTAGGTGATAATTTATATGGTTTTAAGAGCAAAAATTGTAAAATAAAAAGAGTTATGCTGCATGCTTATATATTAAATTTAACACACCCTAAAAGCGGTGAAAAGATGCAGTTTATAGCACCTTTACCAACTGATTTTTATGATATTTTAAGTAAAAAAATTGACAAGGAGATTTTAAATGAAAAAATTGATCCCGAGTTTGTTAGCTCTGCTTTTTATGGCTTTAATGAGTGGATGTGCCTATAA
- the pyrH gene encoding UMP kinase, with product MSDKKRVLVKFSGEALAGGNGFGIDTHILKYIAGEIKGLVLNGIEIGIVIGGGNIIRGVSAAKDGIIKRTSGDHMGMLATVINAIAMREALEYSGLSVRVQSAIKMEAICETFIMGRAQRHLEKGRVVIFAAGTGNPFFTTDTAATLRAIEIDANMIIKATKVNGVYDRDPMKFEDAVLLNEISYERAMEDNIKVMDDTAIALAKDNKLPIVVCNMFEEGNLLKIANGDYTNCSVVKN from the coding sequence ATGAGTGACAAAAAGCGAGTTTTGGTTAAATTTTCAGGTGAGGCTTTGGCTGGCGGAAACGGTTTTGGAATAGATACTCACATATTAAAATACATAGCAGGCGAGATAAAAGGCTTAGTTTTAAATGGCATAGAAATCGGGATAGTTATAGGCGGTGGAAATATTATCAGGGGTGTAAGTGCGGCAAAAGACGGCATTATCAAAAGAACAAGCGGCGATCATATGGGAATGCTTGCAACCGTAATTAATGCAATTGCTATGAGAGAGGCTTTGGAGTATAGCGGACTTAGCGTTAGAGTTCAAAGCGCCATAAAAATGGAAGCTATTTGTGAGACGTTTATCATGGGTAGAGCGCAACGTCATCTTGAAAAGGGTCGCGTTGTTATATTTGCTGCTGGAACCGGAAATCCATTTTTTACCACCGATACTGCGGCTACTTTGAGAGCCATTGAGATAGATGCGAATATGATTATAAAAGCTACAAAGGTTAATGGGGTTTATGACAGAGACCCTATGAAATTTGAAGACGCTGTTTTATTAAACGAGATATCTTATGAAAGAGCTATGGAAGATAATATAAAAGTTATGGACGATACGGCAATAGCTTTAGCAAAAGATAATAAGCTTCCTATCGTAGTTTGTAATATGTTTGAAGAGGGTAATTTGCTTAAGATAGCAAATGGAGATTATACAAACTGCTCAGTAGTTAAAAATTAA
- a CDS encoding FtsW/RodA/SpoVE family cell cycle protein yields MIRLDKRILTHFDFVQPILVLPIIILSYTLISEANDMLSSKQIVYFSIGFLAFTFFFLMPIRKIEWLIPTVYWINIILLFSVDIFGVSKLGAQRWLEIPFVHFTLQPSEIMKPSFILMLAYLIKRDPPGINGYNLKQFLKISIYILLPFGLILKEPDLGTAMMLIITGYGILFIIGVNKKIWLTLAICIGVAAPVIYESLHDYQKKRIVDFLSKEPSYQVRQSIIAIGNGGITGKSAEEATQTRFKFLPIATSDFIFAYTIERHGFIGGMVLILLYGFLIAHLLSLNYKLKGNYFIKAVTSGISILIFIYVSVNIFMTIGFAPVVGIPLPFYSYGGSSFVTFMCLFGILQNLLTFRFDPTYRFIKIKF; encoded by the coding sequence TTGATACGATTAGACAAGCGTATTTTAACGCATTTTGATTTTGTTCAGCCTATTTTAGTGCTTCCTATTATTATTTTATCTTATACTCTAATCTCTGAAGCAAATGACATGTTATCTAGCAAACAAATAGTATATTTTAGCATAGGTTTTTTAGCTTTTACATTCTTTTTTTTGATGCCTATTAGAAAGATAGAGTGGCTTATACCTACCGTATATTGGATAAATATCATTTTACTTTTCAGTGTTGATATTTTTGGTGTAAGTAAACTTGGTGCGCAAAGATGGCTAGAAATTCCATTTGTACATTTTACTCTTCAACCTAGTGAAATTATGAAGCCATCTTTTATTCTTATGTTAGCATATCTTATAAAAAGAGATCCTCCTGGTATAAACGGATATAATCTAAAACAGTTTTTAAAAATCAGCATTTATATATTACTACCATTTGGACTTATACTAAAAGAGCCTGATCTTGGTACGGCAATGATGCTGATCATCACAGGATATGGTATTTTATTTATAATAGGAGTAAATAAAAAAATTTGGCTAACACTCGCTATTTGCATCGGTGTAGCAGCTCCAGTAATTTATGAAAGCTTGCACGACTATCAAAAAAAGCGAATAGTAGATTTTTTGAGTAAAGAGCCAAGCTATCAAGTAAGGCAATCTATTATAGCAATAGGAAACGGCGGAATCACTGGAAAATCGGCTGAAGAAGCTACTCAAACTAGATTTAAATTTCTACCTATAGCAACAAGTGATTTTATATTTGCCTATACTATAGAAAGACACGGTTTTATAGGGGGCATGGTGCTTATCTTGCTTTATGGATTTTTGATAGCTCATTTATTAAGTCTTAATTATAAACTAAAAGGAAATTACTTTATAAAGGCCGTCACAAGCGGAATTTCCATTTTAATATTTATATATGTAAGTGTCAATATATTTATGACTATAGGTTTTGCGCCTGTCGTAGGAATACCTCTGCCATTTTATAGTTATGGCGGAAGTAGTTTTGTAACGTTTATGTGCTTATTTGGGATATTGCAAAACCTGCTTACATTTAGATTTGATCCTACTTATAGATTTATAAAGATCAAATTTTAA
- a CDS encoding SCO family protein, whose product MKKILYLLVFVFIASGAFLLVNHKLKIFKYDFEATTVNGEVSMKSFDGKYKILYFGYVFCPDVCPTTLTLVSTALNELKINDSVEILFVTLDLKRDDIKSCDEFAKYFYPNSVCLRFSDSELDRVTKNYGAKYQIVDLNDSVMEYSVAHSSSIYLFDKKGRFIKEVSNLTYENVKSQIQNLVKNH is encoded by the coding sequence ATGAAAAAGATACTATATCTGTTAGTCTTTGTGTTTATCGCTTCTGGCGCATTTTTGCTAGTAAATCATAAGTTAAAAATATTTAAATATGATTTTGAAGCGACTACCGTAAATGGTGAAGTTAGCATGAAGAGTTTTGATGGTAAATACAAGATATTGTATTTTGGCTATGTATTTTGTCCGGATGTTTGCCCTACGACACTCACTTTGGTTTCAACAGCTCTAAATGAGCTTAAGATAAATGACTCTGTAGAGATCTTGTTTGTTACTCTTGATCTAAAAAGAGATGATATCAAAAGTTGTGATGAGTTTGCTAAGTACTTTTATCCGAATTCTGTTTGTTTGAGATTTAGCGATAGTGAGCTAGATAGAGTAACTAAAAATTATGGAGCCAAATATCAAATAGTAGATTTAAATGACTCTGTGATGGAGTATTCTGTGGCGCATAGTTCGTCTATATATTTATTTGATAAAAAAGGTAGGTTTATAAAAGAAGTTTCAAACTTAACATACGAAAATGTGAAAAGTCAAATTCAAAACTTAGTTAAAAATCATTAA
- the rrpB gene encoding MarR family transcription factor RrpB → MNRYFSPCPVETTLNLIGNKWKFLVIRDLMGGKKRFGELKKSISATKNQSISQNVLTQNLRELEDAKIISRKVYAEVPPRVEYALTPLGHSLENILIALENWGESYKNGF, encoded by the coding sequence ATGAATAGATATTTTTCTCCTTGTCCTGTGGAGACTACTTTAAATCTTATCGGCAATAAATGGAAATTTCTAGTTATTAGAGACTTAATGGGTGGTAAAAAACGCTTTGGCGAACTTAAAAAAAGTATAAGTGCAACTAAAAATCAAAGCATTAGTCAAAACGTATTAACTCAAAATTTACGTGAGTTAGAAGATGCAAAAATCATCAGCAGGAAGGTTTATGCCGAAGTGCCTCCGCGTGTAGAATACGCACTTACTCCGCTTGGCCATAGTTTAGAAAATATTTTAATCGCTTTAGAAAATTGGGGCGAGAGTTATAAAAACGGATTTTAA
- a CDS encoding FtsX-like permease family protein, whose product MKSFKSHLGVIFPLVILLFSIEFSFMVDKIVSNYETTMGNDYNIIIVSENEISSDTIKQNIETFKDLIPLDTKSVLDRLKNDVSTRNLSVLSNSLPKFYSLKLNSFPSSEYMSKIQSRLLKINGIKKVETFSKTYDKVYKMLVLSKSIFEYFAVLIALMGVALIFKQMKIWLYEHKRRVEIMTLFGAPYWLKSAMLYKLAIIDSIIATSLVTLFYAFIPALDIFQNAVFSIGFELPNLDLFSDTVLLFSASIVVSIIAVSLVMLQSREPK is encoded by the coding sequence ATGAAATCATTTAAAAGCCATTTAGGTGTTATTTTTCCGCTTGTTATACTGCTTTTTTCTATCGAGTTTAGTTTTATGGTCGATAAGATAGTAAGTAATTACGAAACTACTATGGGAAATGATTATAATATTATTATCGTTTCTGAAAATGAGATTAGCAGTGATACGATCAAGCAAAATATTGAAACCTTTAAAGATTTAATACCCCTTGATACGAAATCTGTTTTAGATCGGCTTAAAAATGATGTTTCAACAAGAAATTTATCAGTATTAAGTAACTCTCTTCCAAAGTTTTACTCTTTAAAATTAAATAGTTTTCCAAGCTCTGAGTATATGTCAAAGATTCAAAGTAGATTGCTAAAAATAAATGGTATAAAAAAGGTAGAAACTTTTTCTAAAACATATGATAAAGTATATAAAATGCTTGTTTTATCAAAATCTATTTTTGAATATTTTGCCGTACTTATAGCTCTTATGGGAGTTGCTTTAATATTTAAACAGATGAAAATTTGGCTGTATGAGCATAAAAGAAGAGTCGAGATCATGACTCTTTTTGGGGCTCCATACTGGCTAAAATCTGCCATGCTATATAAATTAGCAATAATTGATAGCATTATAGCGACTAGTTTAGTAACTCTGTTTTATGCTTTTATTCCGGCTCTTGATATATTTCAAAATGCTGTTTTTAGCATAGGTTTTGAACTTCCAAATTTAGACTTGTTTAGCGATACGGTGCTGCTTTTTAGTGCTTCTATAGTGGTATCTATAATAGCAGTTAGTCTAGTGATGCTTCAGTCTAGAGAGCCTAAATGA
- a CDS encoding NAD(P)H-binding protein, which yields MKKIAILAANGKAGQAIVYEALSRGFNISAFIRNGLKQQFKDDIKIVQKDIFSLNSENLEGFDYIIDAFGEWEDLNLHKKHIEHLCKILHNNKAKLVIVGGAGSLYMDKNHSTMLIDMPNFPNEYKPLGKAMAEGLEFLRSENKINWLYVSPPADFIPDAPKSGKYKIISEEFEVNDKGESKGSYKDYAAALLDAMLNYKLNRTRIGVIGL from the coding sequence ATGAAAAAGATAGCTATATTAGCCGCAAACGGTAAAGCAGGACAAGCAATCGTTTATGAAGCGTTAAGTAGAGGTTTTAACATAAGCGCTTTTATACGAAATGGTTTAAAACAGCAATTCAAAGACGATATAAAAATCGTGCAAAAAGATATTTTTTCTTTAAATTCAGAAAATTTGGAAGGATTTGATTATATAATTGATGCTTTTGGAGAGTGGGAAGATTTAAATTTGCATAAAAAACACATAGAACATTTATGTAAAATTTTACATAATAATAAGGCAAAGCTTGTTATAGTAGGCGGCGCAGGAAGTTTATATATGGATAAAAATCATTCAACTATGCTTATAGATATGCCAAATTTCCCAAACGAATACAAACCTTTAGGAAAAGCTATGGCTGAAGGTTTAGAGTTTTTACGCAGTGAAAACAAGATTAATTGGTTATATGTAAGTCCTCCTGCCGATTTTATTCCAGATGCCCCAAAAAGTGGTAAATACAAAATTATAAGCGAAGAATTTGAGGTAAATGACAAAGGAGAGAGCAAAGGAAGCTACAAAGATTACGCAGCAGCTTTACTTGATGCTATGTTAAATTATAAACTAAATCGAACGCGCATAGGCGTAATAGGCTTATAA
- a CDS encoding cell division ATP-binding protein FtsE, translating to MQHIVEAKDLNIGYERDQNVINGANFNINVNDFVFITGKSGSGKSTLIKSMYGDISVNRGSLIVCLSELKDINRSSLALLRQRVGIIFQDFRLINEWNVEKNVMLPLIIKGYNQSVCKKQAAKLLNHVNLLHKADKFPLELSGGEQQRVAMARALVHNPQLLLCDEPTGSLDEYSSDVIWSLLKSARDGLGTCVVVVTHKIPSSLRTEYRHFELLNGEINEII from the coding sequence TTGCAGCACATCGTAGAAGCTAAGGATCTAAATATCGGATATGAAAGAGATCAAAATGTTATAAATGGAGCAAATTTTAACATAAACGTGAATGATTTTGTATTTATAACAGGCAAAAGCGGCAGTGGAAAATCTACGCTAATAAAATCTATGTACGGAGATATATCTGTAAATAGAGGCAGTCTAATAGTATGTTTAAGCGAGCTTAAAGATATAAACAGATCAAGCTTGGCGCTTCTTAGACAAAGAGTAGGAATAATTTTTCAAGATTTTAGACTTATAAATGAGTGGAATGTTGAAAAAAATGTAATGCTTCCTCTTATAATTAAAGGTTATAACCAAAGTGTATGTAAAAAACAGGCCGCAAAGCTGCTAAATCATGTAAATTTACTTCATAAAGCAGATAAATTTCCACTTGAACTAAGTGGCGGAGAGCAACAAAGAGTAGCTATGGCAAGGGCTTTAGTGCATAATCCTCAGCTTCTGTTATGTGATGAGCCTACAGGTAGTTTGGATGAGTATTCAAGTGATGTGATATGGTCGCTTTTAAAGTCTGCTAGAGATGGTCTTGGAACTTGCGTTGTTGTTGTAACTCATAAAATTCCATCTAGCTTGAGAACCGAGTATAGACATTTTGAACTATTAAATGGAGAGATAAATGAAATCATTTAA
- a CDS encoding murein hydrolase activator EnvC family protein gives MRFISLLLLFYVVLFGASVADKIQDKKETLSSAKKLETQLNKKLEELVSDIIKGEADVKNTAIQIEELAKQVKELESSANDANAELNKLTSQNSDLIKNQKDMEKRLIRIISEDFAYDLIIPNDYEESEESIIANEVLSKLNLVMQDEFKKIAKNYEQTVNLIKSQSDKINSIKFDLREFKQKQAKLKSLQNKQKSNLSNLKQDKDIYSKKLAKLQDQQDELRKTLEKLQILAKKEDEKKETKQTKPNTPANANTGDIKQIGSSYKTSNVKKYVGEKTIAPLDNFSVKQKFGDYVDPIYNIKIFNESIVLRSNEPDAKVKSVLAGTVVFAKDTPILDKVVIVENSDGIHTIYAHLDKIAPTIKVGSKIKKGYVIGRVKQDLTFEVTQKNYHINPLDLISLK, from the coding sequence ATGAGATTTATTTCACTACTATTATTATTTTATGTCGTTTTGTTCGGTGCTAGTGTTGCTGACAAGATACAAGACAAAAAAGAGACTTTAAGTTCTGCTAAGAAGTTAGAAACCCAATTAAATAAAAAACTTGAAGAATTAGTTAGCGATATAATAAAAGGCGAAGCCGATGTGAAAAATACCGCTATTCAGATAGAGGAGTTGGCTAAGCAAGTAAAAGAGTTGGAAAGTAGCGCAAATGATGCTAATGCAGAGTTAAACAAGCTTACTAGTCAAAATAGTGATTTGATAAAGAATCAAAAAGATATGGAAAAAAGATTGATTAGAATTATTAGTGAGGATTTTGCGTATGATCTTATAATTCCAAACGATTATGAAGAGAGCGAAGAGAGTATTATAGCAAATGAAGTTTTGTCTAAATTAAATTTGGTTATGCAAGATGAATTTAAAAAGATAGCAAAAAACTATGAGCAGACCGTAAATCTTATAAAATCTCAGTCTGATAAGATAAACTCAATTAAATTTGACTTAAGAGAGTTTAAACAAAAACAAGCAAAATTAAAAAGCCTTCAAAACAAACAAAAGAGCAATTTATCAAATTTAAAGCAAGATAAAGATATTTATTCAAAAAAGTTAGCAAAACTGCAAGATCAACAAGATGAGCTCAGAAAAACTCTTGAGAAGCTCCAAATTCTAGCTAAAAAAGAAGATGAAAAAAAAGAGACTAAACAAACCAAGCCAAATACTCCGGCTAATGCGAACACTGGAGATATAAAACAAATAGGATCTAGTTATAAAACAAGTAATGTTAAAAAATACGTAGGCGAAAAAACTATAGCTCCTCTTGATAATTTTAGCGTAAAGCAGAAATTCGGAGACTACGTTGATCCTATTTACAATATTAAGATTTTTAATGAATCTATCGTGCTTCGCTCTAACGAACCAGATGCAAAAGTAAAAAGTGTACTTGCTGGAACTGTGGTATTTGCTAAAGATACGCCGATACTTGATAAAGTAGTTATTGTGGAAAATTCAGACGGTATTCATACTATTTATGCTCATTTAGATAAGATAGCTCCTACTATAAAAGTAGGAAGTAAAATAAAAAAAGGTTATGTTATAGGAAGAGTTAAGCAGGATTTGACATTTGAAGTTACTCAAAAAAACTATCATATCAATCCTCTTGATCTTATTAGTCTTAAATGA
- a CDS encoding methyl-accepting chemotaxis protein, with protein MFSTSQEIKNLLEDVQNLVKKIFNQNSELADHFNSLKNNINSIMKIVQTVSNVADQTNLLALNAAIEAARAGEHGKGFAVVADEIRKLSESTQNSLEEINNNIKEITKGVDNSKNSLSSTMENVDYLLSKSTDTNEKLNNFESIFNNNYKTTQKIIEHSSQTKSNLKDITAEVGKIGILADNSLVNSKDINEISKDIKNSFDELQRAVDSFFK; from the coding sequence ATGTTCAGCACATCTCAAGAAATTAAAAATTTATTAGAAGACGTGCAAAACTTAGTAAAGAAAATTTTCAATCAAAACAGCGAACTTGCGGATCATTTCAACTCTTTAAAAAACAACATAAATTCGATAATGAAAATAGTACAAACCGTAAGTAACGTAGCAGATCAAACAAACTTACTAGCATTGAATGCAGCTATAGAAGCAGCCAGAGCCGGAGAACACGGAAAGGGATTTGCAGTTGTTGCGGACGAGATAAGAAAGCTATCTGAATCAACGCAAAACTCGTTAGAAGAGATAAATAATAATATAAAAGAGATCACAAAAGGTGTTGATAATAGTAAAAATTCGCTATCATCAACTATGGAAAATGTAGATTATTTACTATCAAAAAGCACAGATACGAATGAAAAATTAAACAACTTTGAATCTATTTTTAACAACAACTACAAAACCACTCAAAAGATTATAGAACATAGCTCGCAAACTAAATCAAATTTAAAAGACATTACTGCAGAAGTAGGCAAAATCGGAATTCTAGCGGATAATAGCCTTGTAAATTCAAAAGATATAAATGAAATTTCAAAAGATATAAAAAACAGTTTTGATGAGCTACAAAGAGCCGTAGATAGCTTTTTTAAATAA
- a CDS encoding fibronectin type III domain-containing protein, translating into MKKLIPSLLALLFMALMSGCAYKVSQVNPNLPTINSLKTISDMTQIAFEWNPVNDENIAGYYLYRSNPNEDGKMSVVANIKDRFATHYVDTNLAPSTEYSYELRSYDNNGDISNNGEIITVSTSKLIESVSFAQAVYGLPNRIKILWRPHPDPRVASYIIERNNISSDKWYRIAEVKGRLNVEYIDDGLDPNHHYRYRILVKTVDGITSGPSAIISAQTKALPNLVLNLQATTNLPKKITLTWEPNTNDDFSHYNIYRSSNEIFPLLKLTETTSVQYDDLINENGAQMYYKVTAVDKDGLESPKQNNPVVGNTLTSPKSPIITGASFNGISIELSWSSGSDNRSVKYKILKSSAAGEEAIEDIVGNSYNDDQIQFGLEYTYKIVGIDEYGINSNESKQAIVVAK; encoded by the coding sequence ATGAAAAAATTGATCCCGAGTTTGTTAGCTCTGCTTTTTATGGCTTTAATGAGTGGATGTGCCTATAAAGTATCTCAGGTAAATCCAAATCTCCCGACCATAAATAGCCTAAAAACAATCAGCGATATGACTCAAATAGCGTTTGAGTGGAATCCTGTAAATGATGAAAATATCGCCGGATACTATCTTTATCGCTCAAATCCTAATGAAGATGGAAAAATGAGCGTAGTAGCAAATATCAAAGATAGATTCGCAACTCATTACGTAGATACAAACTTAGCTCCATCTACGGAGTACAGCTATGAGCTAAGAAGCTATGATAATAATGGTGATATATCAAACAACGGAGAGATTATAACTGTTTCTACAAGCAAACTAATTGAATCGGTATCTTTTGCCCAAGCCGTTTATGGATTGCCAAATAGAATTAAAATTTTATGGAGACCGCATCCAGATCCTAGAGTTGCTTCATATATAATTGAAAGAAATAATATTTCAAGCGATAAGTGGTATCGTATAGCTGAGGTAAAAGGTAGATTAAACGTAGAGTATATAGATGATGGTCTTGATCCAAATCATCATTATAGGTATAGAATACTTGTTAAAACAGTTGACGGCATTACTTCTGGACCAAGTGCTATTATATCTGCTCAAACGAAAGCTCTTCCAAATTTGGTTTTGAATTTGCAAGCGACAACAAATCTTCCTAAAAAGATAACTTTGACATGGGAGCCAAACACGAATGACGATTTTTCTCATTATAATATATATCGTTCGTCAAATGAGATATTTCCACTTTTGAAACTTACAGAAACGACATCTGTTCAGTATGATGATCTTATAAACGAAAACGGCGCTCAGATGTATTATAAAGTAACTGCGGTAGATAAAGACGGATTAGAAAGTCCAAAACAAAACAATCCGGTAGTGGGGAATACTCTAACATCTCCTAAATCTCCTATTATAACAGGAGCTAGCTTTAATGGTATAAGTATAGAACTTTCATGGAGCTCAGGAAGCGATAACAGAAGCGTAAAATACAAAATACTAAAATCAAGTGCTGCAGGTGAAGAAGCCATAGAAGATATAGTTGGTAATAGTTATAATGATGACCAAATACAATTTGGGCTTGAATATACTTATAAAATTGTAGGAATTGACGAGTACGGCATAAACTCAAATGAGTCCAAACAAGCTATTGTAGTAGCCAAGTAA